The following proteins are co-located in the Salinigranum halophilum genome:
- a CDS encoding VOC family protein, with translation MPAESSDSNGVTLSVVDLDHVALRVADLDRALGFYHDLLGLPVRDRERFENGEVPYVAVVAGGRHLHLVPDEGFDPDDVGGEHVCLLLRSDDIDSRAELEALLAELEAAGVTVEPDEPKKRYGAYGRAWAAYVRDPDGRRVELKLH, from the coding sequence ATGCCCGCAGAGTCCAGCGATTCGAACGGCGTGACGCTCTCGGTGGTCGACCTCGACCACGTGGCGCTTCGCGTCGCCGACCTCGACCGCGCGCTCGGCTTCTACCACGACCTGCTCGGCCTGCCGGTCCGGGACCGCGAGCGGTTCGAGAACGGCGAGGTGCCGTACGTGGCCGTCGTCGCCGGCGGCCGCCACCTCCACCTCGTGCCCGACGAGGGGTTCGACCCCGACGACGTCGGCGGCGAACACGTCTGTCTCCTCTTGCGGTCGGACGACATCGACTCGCGTGCCGAACTCGAGGCGTTGCTCGCGGAACTCGAAGCGGCCGGCGTCACCGTCGAACCGGACGAACCGAAGAAACGCTACGGCGCGTACGGTCGCGCGTGGGCCGCGTACGTCCGCGACCCCGACGGGCGTCGGGTCGAACTCAAACTGCACTGA
- the gghA gene encoding glucosylglycerol hydrolase encodes MSQVTYTEPTRDDAATADLVERYESVVARYDDDFEAAKELVTRLGAHYDPDAGVAEFGFWTPELLDEGVAEADVSLELLTPASEVDYDDADEGGLEVEFHRDRLPVERTGEYHWVAAADVRAGTRDRFGAFYRLVYETDDGTGTVTDPLAYSTPFGAFAPPELYDWESLDASRADREYFEKLGTDEERVSTTEHDGLPRVDPANAMVEIHPGTATEDGTLGGLARQYETIGEKLEADDELTPAERNFVGYDGIQLMPVEPLTENREFDDYWREQSDDGDGDSLTVAVDRPDMINWGYDIVVSAYSATNPGVLETGRPDELVDFIAACHNLPDPIKVVFDVALGHADNRGAELLNDYYFEGPGMYGKHLHYKHPTVRAVLLELQRRRMDYGADGIRVDGAQDFTYYDLGEEENVHDDEFLAEMDAVTQEVAGTEYRPWMIFEDGRPWPREDWELASSYRALIEQHPHSFQWSPITFAHNTPALLTFWATKWWRVKEVCEFGSQWLTGVANHDTIRRGTQIDPTVEFNQSPVNPYLGEDYPETLDAAYNNPASSMFFYCFAPGVPMDFVHANMRAPWGFIRDTDSIWNVKVVSDESKFIYWQVREEQFQSDEHFQRIKALGFADKAELLTFMNALSAAVKSTDYDLDVMAGMLSAMDSPLGDDLSAADLEEYAYAWMQDVHEFANLAHWHDAQDDERTAFDLSVREFRQERPWLRADVGFEGDEYYGYRHPTEGTVLYYGFRISPDDDEQLLFAANMEGVPVEVSPETLQEEMPDIPTDGWEVALAAPGVDAGAHVELDNSQAIVWRREP; translated from the coding sequence ATGAGCCAGGTCACGTACACCGAACCCACCCGCGACGACGCGGCGACGGCAGACCTCGTCGAACGGTACGAGTCGGTCGTCGCCAGGTACGACGACGACTTCGAGGCCGCGAAGGAACTCGTGACGCGACTCGGGGCGCACTACGACCCCGACGCCGGCGTCGCCGAGTTCGGCTTCTGGACGCCCGAACTGCTCGACGAGGGCGTCGCCGAGGCGGACGTCTCCCTCGAACTGCTGACGCCGGCGTCCGAGGTCGATTACGACGACGCCGACGAGGGCGGTCTCGAGGTCGAGTTCCACCGCGACCGACTGCCCGTCGAACGGACCGGCGAGTACCACTGGGTCGCCGCCGCCGACGTCCGCGCGGGGACCCGCGACCGGTTCGGCGCGTTCTACCGCCTCGTCTACGAGACGGACGACGGGACCGGGACGGTCACCGACCCGCTCGCGTACTCGACGCCGTTCGGTGCGTTCGCGCCTCCCGAGCTGTACGACTGGGAGTCGCTCGACGCCTCGCGCGCCGACCGCGAGTACTTCGAGAAGCTCGGAACCGACGAGGAACGCGTCTCCACGACGGAACACGACGGACTTCCACGGGTGGACCCCGCGAACGCCATGGTCGAAATCCACCCCGGAACTGCCACCGAAGACGGCACCCTCGGAGGCTTAGCCCGCCAGTACGAGACTATCGGCGAGAAACTCGAGGCGGACGACGAACTCACTCCCGCAGAACGCAACTTCGTCGGCTACGACGGCATCCAGCTGATGCCGGTCGAACCGCTCACCGAGAACCGCGAGTTCGACGACTACTGGCGCGAGCAGTCCGACGACGGGGACGGCGACTCGCTGACGGTGGCGGTCGACCGCCCCGACATGATCAACTGGGGCTACGACATCGTCGTCTCGGCGTACTCGGCGACGAACCCGGGCGTCCTGGAGACGGGCCGCCCCGACGAACTGGTCGACTTCATCGCCGCGTGTCACAATCTGCCCGACCCCATCAAGGTCGTCTTCGACGTCGCGCTCGGCCACGCCGACAACCGCGGTGCCGAACTCCTGAACGACTACTACTTCGAGGGGCCGGGGATGTACGGCAAACACCTCCACTACAAACACCCCACCGTTCGGGCGGTCCTGCTCGAACTCCAGCGCCGTCGGATGGACTATGGAGCCGATGGCATCCGCGTCGACGGCGCGCAGGACTTCACCTACTACGACTTGGGCGAAGAGGAGAACGTCCACGACGACGAGTTCCTCGCCGAGATGGACGCGGTGACCCAGGAGGTCGCGGGAACCGAGTACCGCCCGTGGATGATCTTCGAAGACGGCCGGCCGTGGCCGCGCGAGGACTGGGAACTCGCCTCCTCCTACAGAGCGCTCATCGAACAGCACCCCCACTCGTTCCAGTGGTCGCCCATCACCTTCGCGCACAACACGCCCGCCCTCTTGACGTTCTGGGCGACGAAGTGGTGGCGCGTCAAGGAGGTCTGTGAGTTCGGCAGCCAGTGGCTCACGGGCGTCGCGAACCACGACACCATCAGGAGAGGAACGCAGATCGACCCCACGGTGGAGTTCAACCAGTCGCCGGTCAACCCCTACCTCGGCGAGGACTACCCCGAGACGCTCGACGCCGCGTACAACAACCCCGCGTCGTCGATGTTCTTCTACTGCTTCGCGCCCGGGGTCCCGATGGACTTCGTCCACGCCAACATGCGCGCCCCGTGGGGCTTCATCCGCGACACCGACTCCATCTGGAACGTGAAGGTCGTCTCCGACGAGTCGAAGTTCATCTACTGGCAGGTGCGCGAGGAGCAGTTCCAGTCTGACGAACACTTCCAGCGCATCAAGGCGCTCGGCTTCGCGGACAAGGCTGAACTGCTGACGTTCATGAACGCGCTGTCGGCGGCGGTCAAATCGACCGACTACGACCTCGACGTGATGGCGGGGATGCTCTCGGCGATGGACTCTCCGCTGGGAGACGACCTCTCCGCCGCCGACCTCGAGGAGTACGCCTACGCGTGGATGCAGGACGTCCACGAGTTCGCCAACCTCGCCCACTGGCACGACGCACAGGACGACGAGCGCACCGCCTTCGACCTCAGCGTGCGGGAGTTCCGTCAGGAGCGGCCGTGGCTCCGAGCCGACGTCGGCTTCGAGGGTGACGAGTACTACGGCTACCGCCATCCCACGGAAGGGACCGTCCTCTACTACGGCTTCCGCATCTCCCCCGACGACGACGAACAACTGCTGTTCGCCGCGAACATGGAGGGCGTCCCCGTCGAGGTGTCGCCCGAAACCCTGCAAGAAGAGATGCCCGACATCCCCACCGACGGCTGGGAGGTCGCGCTCGCGGCCCCGGGCGTCGACGCTGGAGCTCACGTGGAACTCGACAACTCGCAGGCCATCGTCTGGCGGCGCGAACCCTGA
- a CDS encoding class I SAM-dependent methyltransferase: protein MTDNLARRNAVRRAWDAVADDYAAARRPDGPDARLLDELAAELPDGARVLDVGCGDGRRTMATLLAADPSVDVVGLDVSRVQLDLAREAVPMARLVQGDMTSLPFSHGAFDAVTAYHSVFHVPRGQHPAVYAEFARVLAPGGFVLTTVGSGRSESVRQNWLGSGHPMFWSTPGATVTTAQLEDAGFSVEWERRVDDPLGSTALFVLARLRPRAAHD, encoded by the coding sequence ATGACCGACAACCTCGCCCGCCGGAACGCGGTCAGGAGAGCGTGGGACGCCGTCGCCGACGACTACGCCGCTGCTCGCCGTCCGGACGGCCCCGACGCCCGCCTTCTCGACGAACTCGCCGCGGAGCTTCCCGACGGGGCACGGGTACTCGACGTCGGCTGTGGCGACGGACGGCGGACGATGGCGACGCTCCTCGCCGCGGACCCCTCCGTCGATGTCGTCGGCCTGGACGTCTCGCGCGTCCAACTCGACCTCGCCCGCGAGGCGGTCCCGATGGCCCGTCTGGTTCAGGGAGACATGACCTCGCTCCCCTTCTCGCACGGGGCGTTCGACGCCGTCACTGCGTACCACAGTGTGTTCCACGTCCCGCGCGGGCAACACCCGGCGGTGTACGCCGAGTTCGCGCGCGTCCTCGCACCCGGTGGCTTCGTCCTCACGACGGTCGGCAGCGGCCGCTCGGAGTCGGTTCGGCAGAACTGGCTCGGCAGTGGTCACCCGATGTTCTGGAGCACGCCCGGGGCCACGGTCACGACGGCACAACTCGAAGACGCTGGCTTCAGTGTCGAGTGGGAGCGCCGCGTCGACGACCCGCTCGGGAGCACCGCGCTGTTCGTCCTCGCCCGGTTGCGCCCGCGAGCGGCGCACGACTGA
- a CDS encoding glycoside hydrolase family 15 protein, with translation MRLRTALNEYKRDRGERFPEESPTAAGAFSGHGDRLVYVDPSGSIRDYSSSLSGLYGIDRSRFGIETGDGTQWFDDLEPVRQHYYRETTLVETEYDAGEYTVHQYDLTLGRAHVTHVELRGAIPTDAHLTAFLTFAPEGRETRVGRLIHEEGGPNDTKAVEVFHRTEHDYVTASTGLDDVRGQIPERFDEMLSDDTFEFPREAVLERYEDTHLSGDVVVSAPLEREGRAAQTTLVTQLSDHSEVSREDALADLRHCALNHVTADELRAGARERAEVYVPEETPREDICRADLRALSLLKAPSGAHIAGPEFDPFFAHSGGYGYTWFRDDSEVARHLLEADQAFELDVRDQLTTSAQFFVDTQLDDGSWPHRSWAADGSIAPGWAHARVEKSKKPEYQADQTASVLTYLSTLLRTRRDDLDDELAGEIQRTLSDGVEALDETLDDYGLPEECQNLWENMVGQFTHTTATYLQAYSAVARAPVRDELREHAASQADVVFEGLEELWSSKTETYALRLRGNDFDTRLDSGTFALVDAFTEYDALDDLSETHVDRLVAHVEQTLDGLYRDVGHSNVEGLIRFEEDYWRSAEQHEEKVWSVSTAWGASAAARLGALLTELDREEDAEAFFDEAAKLYRCMGPDSGLVTDAGYLAEQVFDDGTYDSAAPLGWPHAVRLQTTSLLSRYDALPSPKAAPSGPENLPRWTTGEKYGVGTVADHRAEDSSRVWFTLTEGALTELRFPRVDLMNLRTLDLLVVDADEDSTYTARTHNETRRDDHADTIDRHAEMTEDDSLLFRHVITETGDGRGHEWKLTVEYATDPQHDALLADVRFEADDDNEYELYAVANTALVNTGSQDRGIRLGQMGGYHLVARDAEAYDVGEAGEPLLIDENGDEYSVAVALTSAGRFDWATVGVAGSSHLASLFSEGELPTPQERADNENVVLIGRIGSGPDVNETLALGFAENADTAAALGEAAGALTRGYETVRAAYADSWEEFLADKSVPASVSDDDDLLAQYKAALMSLRAVEDKTFQGAGLASPSVPWGEAVAAEESKGYGYNFTWSRDLYQVFTVFEAVGDIETAIDNLSYIYNYQQDARGFIPQNTYLNGRTRWGGEQMDNISFPQVMAYMLAQNGVTFDDVEYSYENVKRSSDYVARNGPPTAQERWEEEAGYSPSSIAAEIAGLACGAAVALEEGRTEDALIWLSLADDWTESVEEWTATETGTERHTNTPYYVRVTRDGDPEAGHLRTLANNGPTLDEREIIDGGFLELTRLGIKPWNDEVIQNTIEEVDSTIRVDTPNGPAFYRYNGDGYGERERGEEGAPWSVEAKGKGRLWPIFTGERGEYELLNEERDEPELDPQHLLETMQRFANSGRMISEQVWDREYTTAYNWRFGEGTGAATPLAWSMAQYVRLAHSIDVGEPVEMPEFVRERYLESDLPAGPELRVNTRFEGDSLVISGTTDGVVVSVKTPSETRLVEPDDDGEFSAKLGIEYGENQVTVATATDEDLTAAGTTVTRFTL, from the coding sequence ATGAGACTGAGAACCGCACTCAATGAATACAAGCGGGACCGCGGGGAACGTTTCCCCGAGGAGTCCCCGACGGCCGCGGGCGCGTTCTCCGGACACGGAGACCGACTCGTCTACGTCGACCCATCCGGGTCTATTCGGGACTACTCTTCGTCGCTTTCGGGCCTCTACGGCATCGACCGGTCGCGGTTCGGCATCGAGACCGGCGACGGAACACAGTGGTTCGACGACCTCGAACCGGTACGGCAACACTACTACCGCGAGACGACGCTCGTCGAGACCGAGTACGACGCCGGCGAGTACACCGTCCACCAGTACGACCTGACGCTCGGGCGCGCCCACGTCACCCACGTCGAACTCCGGGGTGCCATCCCGACCGACGCGCACCTGACGGCGTTCCTCACGTTCGCCCCCGAGGGACGCGAGACGCGCGTCGGCCGCCTCATCCACGAAGAGGGTGGCCCGAACGACACGAAGGCCGTCGAGGTCTTCCACCGCACCGAACACGACTACGTCACCGCCTCGACCGGGCTGGACGACGTCCGCGGACAGATCCCGGAACGGTTCGACGAGATGCTCTCGGACGACACGTTCGAGTTCCCGCGCGAGGCCGTCCTCGAACGGTACGAGGACACGCACCTGAGCGGCGACGTCGTCGTCAGCGCCCCCCTCGAACGCGAGGGTCGGGCCGCACAGACGACGCTCGTCACGCAGCTGTCGGACCACTCCGAGGTCTCGCGCGAGGACGCGCTCGCGGACCTCCGCCACTGCGCGCTCAACCACGTCACCGCCGACGAACTCCGCGCGGGGGCACGCGAGCGCGCCGAGGTGTACGTGCCGGAGGAGACGCCCCGAGAGGACATCTGTCGCGCGGACCTCCGCGCGCTGTCGCTGCTCAAGGCACCGAGCGGCGCGCACATCGCCGGCCCCGAGTTCGACCCGTTCTTCGCACACTCCGGTGGGTACGGCTACACCTGGTTCCGCGACGACTCGGAGGTTGCCCGTCACCTGCTGGAGGCGGACCAGGCGTTCGAACTCGACGTCCGCGACCAGCTCACGACCAGCGCGCAGTTCTTCGTCGACACACAGCTCGACGACGGCTCGTGGCCCCACCGCTCGTGGGCGGCCGACGGGTCCATCGCCCCCGGCTGGGCGCACGCACGAGTGGAGAAGTCCAAGAAGCCCGAGTACCAGGCCGACCAGACCGCGTCGGTACTCACCTACCTCTCGACGCTGCTCCGCACGCGACGCGACGACCTCGACGACGAACTCGCCGGCGAGATCCAGCGGACGCTCTCGGACGGCGTCGAGGCGCTCGACGAGACGCTCGACGACTACGGCCTCCCCGAGGAGTGTCAGAACCTCTGGGAGAACATGGTCGGGCAGTTCACGCACACGACGGCGACGTACCTGCAGGCGTACTCGGCGGTCGCCCGCGCGCCCGTCCGCGACGAACTCCGCGAGCACGCCGCGTCACAGGCCGACGTCGTGTTCGAGGGGCTCGAGGAGCTGTGGAGCTCGAAGACCGAGACGTACGCACTCCGGCTCCGCGGCAACGACTTCGACACGCGGCTCGACTCGGGCACGTTCGCGCTCGTCGACGCCTTCACCGAGTACGACGCCCTCGACGACCTCTCGGAGACGCACGTCGACCGCCTCGTCGCCCACGTCGAGCAGACGCTCGACGGACTCTACCGCGACGTCGGTCACTCGAACGTCGAGGGGCTCATCCGGTTCGAAGAGGACTACTGGCGCTCGGCGGAACAGCACGAGGAGAAGGTCTGGTCCGTCTCGACTGCCTGGGGTGCGAGCGCGGCCGCCCGACTCGGCGCGCTCCTCACCGAACTGGATCGAGAGGAGGACGCCGAGGCGTTCTTCGACGAGGCCGCGAAGCTCTACCGGTGTATGGGCCCCGATAGCGGGCTCGTCACCGACGCGGGCTACCTCGCAGAGCAGGTGTTCGACGACGGCACCTACGACTCCGCGGCCCCGCTGGGGTGGCCCCACGCGGTCCGCCTCCAGACGACGTCGCTTCTCTCGCGATACGACGCGCTTCCCTCGCCGAAGGCGGCACCCTCCGGCCCCGAGAACCTCCCCCGGTGGACCACCGGCGAGAAGTACGGCGTCGGGACCGTCGCCGACCACCGCGCCGAGGACTCCTCGCGCGTCTGGTTCACCCTCACCGAGGGCGCGCTCACGGAGCTTCGGTTCCCGCGCGTCGACCTGATGAACCTCCGGACGCTCGACCTCCTCGTGGTGGACGCGGACGAGGACTCGACCTACACGGCGCGGACGCACAACGAGACCCGCCGCGACGACCACGCCGACACCATCGACCGGCACGCGGAGATGACCGAGGACGATTCGCTCCTCTTCAGACACGTCATCACCGAGACCGGCGACGGCCGCGGCCACGAGTGGAAGCTCACCGTCGAGTACGCGACCGACCCCCAGCACGACGCGCTGCTCGCGGACGTGCGGTTCGAGGCCGACGACGACAACGAGTACGAGCTGTACGCCGTCGCCAACACCGCCCTCGTCAACACCGGCTCGCAGGACCGGGGCATCCGACTGGGCCAGATGGGCGGCTACCACCTCGTCGCCCGCGACGCCGAGGCGTACGACGTCGGTGAGGCCGGCGAACCGCTCCTCATCGACGAGAACGGCGACGAGTACTCCGTCGCCGTCGCGCTCACCTCCGCGGGACGCTTCGACTGGGCGACGGTCGGGGTCGCCGGGTCGTCGCACCTCGCCAGCCTGTTCTCGGAGGGCGAACTCCCGACGCCACAGGAGCGTGCGGACAACGAGAACGTCGTCCTCATCGGCCGAATCGGGTCGGGCCCCGACGTCAACGAGACGCTCGCGCTCGGCTTCGCCGAGAACGCCGACACCGCGGCCGCGCTCGGTGAGGCCGCCGGGGCACTCACCCGAGGCTACGAGACGGTCCGGGCCGCCTACGCCGACTCGTGGGAGGAGTTCCTCGCGGACAAGTCCGTCCCCGCCTCGGTCTCCGACGACGACGACCTGCTCGCACAGTACAAGGCCGCGCTCATGTCGCTGCGCGCCGTCGAGGACAAGACGTTCCAGGGTGCGGGTCTCGCCTCCCCGTCGGTGCCGTGGGGCGAAGCCGTGGCCGCCGAGGAGTCGAAGGGGTACGGCTACAACTTCACCTGGTCGCGCGACCTCTACCAGGTGTTCACCGTGTTCGAGGCCGTCGGTGACATCGAGACGGCCATCGACAACCTGTCGTACATCTACAACTACCAGCAGGACGCCCGCGGCTTCATCCCGCAGAACACCTACCTCAACGGGCGGACGCGGTGGGGCGGCGAGCAGATGGACAACATCTCCTTCCCGCAGGTGATGGCGTACATGCTCGCACAGAACGGCGTCACCTTCGACGACGTGGAGTACTCGTACGAGAACGTCAAGCGCTCGTCCGACTACGTCGCGCGTAACGGGCCGCCGACGGCCCAGGAGCGCTGGGAGGAAGAGGCGGGCTACTCGCCGTCGTCTATCGCTGCCGAGATCGCGGGCCTCGCCTGCGGTGCGGCCGTCGCCCTCGAGGAGGGCCGGACCGAGGACGCGCTCATCTGGCTCTCGCTCGCCGACGACTGGACCGAGAGCGTTGAGGAGTGGACGGCGACCGAGACCGGCACCGAGCGACACACCAACACGCCGTACTACGTGCGCGTCACCCGCGACGGCGACCCCGAGGCGGGTCACCTCCGCACGCTGGCGAACAACGGCCCGACGCTCGACGAGCGCGAGATCATCGACGGCGGCTTCCTCGAACTGACGCGACTGGGTATCAAGCCGTGGAACGACGAGGTCATCCAGAACACCATCGAGGAGGTCGACTCCACGATTCGCGTGGACACGCCGAACGGTCCCGCCTTCTACCGCTACAACGGCGACGGCTACGGCGAGCGCGAACGCGGCGAAGAGGGCGCGCCGTGGTCCGTCGAGGCGAAGGGGAAGGGCCGGCTCTGGCCCATCTTCACCGGCGAGCGCGGCGAGTACGAACTCCTCAACGAGGAACGCGACGAGCCGGAACTCGACCCACAGCACCTCCTCGAGACGATGCAGCGCTTCGCCAACTCCGGTCGGATGATCTCCGAGCAGGTGTGGGACCGCGAGTACACGACGGCGTACAACTGGCGGTTCGGCGAGGGGACCGGCGCGGCGACGCCGCTGGCGTGGTCGATGGCGCAGTACGTCCGCCTCGCTCACAGCATCGACGTCGGCGAACCGGTCGAGATGCCCGAGTTCGTCCGCGAGCGCTACCTCGAGAGCGACCTGCCCGCCGGACCGGAACTGCGCGTCAACACGCGGTTCGAAGGCGACAGCCTCGTCATCTCCGGAACCACCGACGGCGTCGTCGTCTCCGTGAAGACGCCGAGCGAGACGCGACTCGTCGAACCGGACGACGACGGCGAGTTCTCGGCGAAACTCGGTATCGAGTACGGTGAGAACCAGGTCACGGTCGCCACCGCGACCGACGAGGACCTCACCGCCGCCGGCACGACGGTCACCCGCTTCACGCTCTGA
- a CDS encoding SRPBCC family protein: protein MARYQRRTRVAAPLEDVWAFHSRIDGLEALTPGWMNLRVEDIRGPDGEADPDVLDVGTQIRLSTRPFGVGPRQSFVSRIVEREEGEGTARFVDDMTDGPFRHWEHTHRFFADGDETIVEDDVEYAFPLGNVVLGPLSVVGFEPMFRYRHKKTRELLE from the coding sequence ATGGCGAGATATCAGCGGCGGACCCGCGTCGCCGCACCGCTCGAAGACGTGTGGGCGTTTCACTCGCGCATCGATGGGTTGGAGGCGCTCACTCCCGGCTGGATGAACCTCCGCGTCGAGGACATCCGCGGCCCCGACGGCGAGGCCGACCCCGACGTCCTCGATGTCGGCACACAGATCCGGCTCTCGACGCGGCCGTTCGGGGTCGGCCCCCGCCAGTCGTTCGTCTCCCGTATCGTCGAACGCGAGGAGGGCGAGGGGACGGCACGGTTCGTCGACGACATGACCGACGGGCCGTTCCGGCACTGGGAGCACACGCATCGCTTCTTCGCCGACGGCGACGAGACCATCGTCGAGGACGACGTCGAGTACGCGTTCCCCCTCGGGAACGTGGTCCTGGGACCGCTGTCGGTCGTCGGGTTCGAACCGATGTTCCGCTACCGCCACAAGAAGACGCGCGAACTCCTCGAGTAG
- the malA gene encoding alpha-amylase MalA — protein MAVGETVQVAPRDPDPDAEYSWRVKSAPVSSQLSLGDDPVVDFTPDAAGTFVLELTGPLGVDELTIRAFPSELAPVGRSAGSSGQSGVSGVSGVSGVSGISGVSGVSGISGASGSGSGALGAKKEGTGGGRPRIRLSGRVEGDTVVVEADPQPNPNSSTPREDLDVEFIVDDRWPVDDSTVEIDGWTLTMPVDAFEEKTRVHAVSIDAEYSVADAIEIRVKGTTVDFGEGARTDGGVAAESGSKQVETGRLYEPPEWSKDVTLYEIYVRGFASDDGEAENTFEALEKRLDYLQGLGVDCLWLTPVLQNDHAPHGYNIVDFYDIAEDLGDMEAYQDFVDAAHDHGMKVLFDLVLNHSARQHPYFQDAYKNPDSEYYDWYEWQENGEPGTYFDWEYIANFDYHNLEVRRYLLDAVQQWFEVVDGFRCDMAWAVPFTFWQELRDRVKSQDPDFLLLDETIPYIADFHEGMFDMHFDTTLYFTLRQVGNGHQSADAILDAVEQRTEVGFPDHASFMLYQENHDETRYIVECGDEAAFASAGALFTLPGVPMLYGGQELGQRGRRDALAWDDAREEIQEHYTHLIEMRSETPALDFRGGIDRVDYEADSDSVTAFRREAKGQSVVVVLNFGDAPEYVDIDADVDGTNLISGENVVDEGTVEVESVTVLEER, from the coding sequence ATGGCAGTCGGTGAAACGGTACAGGTCGCCCCGCGCGACCCCGACCCCGACGCGGAGTACAGCTGGCGCGTCAAGAGCGCCCCCGTGTCGAGTCAACTCTCGCTCGGCGACGACCCGGTCGTCGACTTCACCCCCGACGCGGCGGGGACGTTCGTCCTCGAGCTCACCGGGCCGCTCGGCGTCGACGAACTCACCATCCGTGCGTTCCCCAGTGAACTCGCGCCCGTCGGCCGCAGCGCCGGCTCCTCGGGTCAGTCGGGAGTCTCCGGGGTGTCCGGTGTCTCGGGCGTTTCGGGTATCTCCGGTGTCTCGGGCGTCTCCGGCATCTCTGGCGCTTCGGGCTCCGGCAGCGGCGCGCTCGGCGCGAAGAAGGAAGGCACCGGCGGCGGCCGCCCGCGGATCCGTCTGAGCGGTCGCGTCGAGGGCGACACCGTCGTCGTCGAGGCCGACCCACAGCCCAACCCGAACAGTTCCACCCCGCGTGAGGACCTCGACGTCGAGTTCATCGTCGACGACCGCTGGCCGGTCGACGACTCGACGGTCGAAATCGACGGCTGGACGCTCACCATGCCGGTCGACGCGTTCGAGGAGAAGACGCGGGTCCACGCCGTCTCCATCGACGCGGAGTACTCCGTCGCGGACGCCATCGAAATCCGCGTGAAAGGGACCACCGTCGACTTCGGTGAGGGCGCTCGCACGGATGGGGGCGTCGCCGCCGAGAGCGGGTCGAAACAGGTCGAGACCGGTCGGCTGTACGAGCCGCCGGAGTGGTCGAAGGACGTCACCCTCTACGAGATTTACGTCCGCGGCTTCGCCTCCGACGACGGCGAGGCCGAGAACACCTTCGAGGCGCTGGAGAAACGGCTCGACTACCTGCAGGGACTCGGCGTGGACTGCCTCTGGCTTACGCCCGTTCTGCAGAACGACCACGCCCCGCACGGCTACAACATCGTCGACTTCTACGACATCGCCGAGGACCTCGGTGACATGGAGGCGTACCAGGACTTCGTCGACGCCGCCCACGACCACGGCATGAAGGTCCTGTTCGACCTCGTCTTGAACCACTCCGCGCGCCAGCACCCGTACTTCCAGGACGCGTACAAGAACCCCGACTCGGAGTACTACGACTGGTACGAGTGGCAGGAGAACGGTGAGCCCGGCACCTACTTCGACTGGGAGTACATCGCCAACTTCGACTACCACAACCTCGAGGTCCGCCGCTACCTCCTCGACGCGGTCCAGCAGTGGTTCGAGGTCGTCGACGGCTTCCGCTGTGACATGGCGTGGGCCGTCCCCTTCACCTTCTGGCAGGAACTGCGCGACCGCGTCAAGTCCCAGGACCCCGACTTCCTCCTCTTGGACGAGACCATCCCCTACATCGCGGACTTCCACGAGGGGATGTTCGACATGCACTTCGACACGACGCTGTACTTCACGCTGCGACAGGTCGGCAACGGCCACCAGTCCGCCGACGCCATCCTCGATGCCGTCGAGCAGCGGACCGAGGTCGGCTTCCCCGACCACGCGTCGTTCATGCTCTACCAGGAGAACCACGACGAGACGCGCTACATCGTCGAGTGTGGCGACGAGGCCGCGTTCGCCTCCGCGGGCGCACTCTTCACCCTTCCGGGCGTCCCGATGCTGTACGGCGGGCAAGAACTCGGTCAGCGCGGCCGCCGGGACGCGCTCGCGTGGGACGACGCGCGCGAAGAGATTCAGGAGCACTACACGCATCTCATCGAGATGCGTTCGGAGACGCCGGCGCTGGACTTCCGCGGCGGCATCGACCGCGTCGACTACGAGGCCGACTCGGACAGCGTGACCGCCTTCCGCCGCGAGGCGAAGGGTCAGTCCGTCGTCGTCGTCCTCAACTTCGGTGACGCGCCCGAGTACGTCGACATCGACGCCGACGTCGACGGGACGAACCTCATCAGCGGCGAGAACGTCGTCGACGAGGGCACGGTCGAGGTCGAGAGCGTCACGGTACTGGAGGAGCGATGA